A window of Acidimicrobiales bacterium genomic DNA:
GAGCGAGGTGCTCGAGGTGCCCGAGTCGGGCCTGGGCAGCGCCGTGGTCGACGCCGACCTGGCCGTGCTGGAGGCCTCGCTGCTGAGCGGAAGACAGCTCGTCTCGGTCGCCGGGGCGAGGGCGGCCGCCTCCGTGGCCCGGCTGGCATCACGACCCGTCTGGGTCGTCGCCGGCACCGGACGGGTGCTGCCCGCCCGGCTGGGGGAGGCGGTGTGGCGGCGCCTCGACGATGATCCCGATCCGCCCTGGGATCGCGAGGACGAGATCGTTCCCGTTGATCTCGTCGATTGCATCGTCGGACCCTCGGGAGCTCAGGCACCGGCCGAGGCCCTGCGGCGGATGGACTGCCCGGTCACCCCCGAGCTGCTCCGGCAGGTCGGCTGAGCCTCCCGCTCGCTGGCCGCTAGCGTCCCAGTTCATGGGCGAGATCATCGAGTTCCCGAGCAACGGCGGCACAGCCCAGGGCTACCTGGCCACGGAGGGCACGGGCCCGGGCGTCGTCGTCATCCAGGAGTACTGGGGGCTGGTCGACCACATCAAGGAGGTGTGCGACCGCTTCGCCGCCCAGGGCTTCGTGGCCCTGGCGCCGGACCTCTTCCACGGTCAGCAGGCCCGGGAGCCCGACGAGGCCGGCAAGCTGATGATGGCCATGCGCCTCGACCAGGCGGCCAAGGACATGAGCGGCGCGGTCGACGCGGTCAAGGCGCGCTCCTCGAGCCGGGGGGTGGGCGTGATCGGGTTCTGCATGGGTGGCGGGCTGGCGCTCGTCCTGGCCTGCGAACGTCCCGATCTGGTGAAGGCCGTCGTTCCCTTCTACGGGCTGATCCCCTGGCCCGACCTCCAGCCCGAC
This region includes:
- a CDS encoding dienelactone hydrolase family protein, with amino-acid sequence MGEIIEFPSNGGTAQGYLATEGTGPGVVVIQEYWGLVDHIKEVCDRFAAQGFVALAPDLFHGQQAREPDEAGKLMMAMRLDQAAKDMSGAVDAVKARSSSRGVGVIGFCMGGGLALVLACERPDLVKAVVPFYGLIPWPDLQPDYSKLDAAVQGHFAEHDDMAGPKAARELEDTLTGLGKRARMYIYPGTQHAFFNDHRPEVFDATASREAWEKVLPFLRDELH